In a single window of the Anaerocolumna cellulosilytica genome:
- a CDS encoding dipicolinate synthase subunit B produces MSLHNKNIGIALTGSFCTFDKAFEEIEKLLADNANVYPILSFNSQKIDSRFGKAADFYTRLKDMTGHEPITTIEDAEPIGPKNMFDILAVIPCTGNTLAKMANGITDTPVLMAAKAHIRNNKPLVLSIATNDALGLNLQNIGTLLNSKNIYFVPFGQDSPDGKPKSMIAHTHLLGLTLESALEGKQIQPVVLSPF; encoded by the coding sequence ATGTCCTTGCATAATAAAAACATCGGAATTGCCTTAACCGGCTCTTTTTGTACCTTTGATAAAGCTTTTGAAGAAATCGAGAAACTGTTAGCTGATAATGCGAATGTATACCCCATCCTTTCCTTTAATTCACAAAAAATAGACAGCCGTTTTGGAAAGGCTGCCGATTTTTATACAAGATTAAAAGATATGACCGGTCATGAACCTATTACAACGATTGAAGACGCAGAACCTATAGGTCCTAAAAATATGTTTGACATTCTGGCAGTAATTCCCTGTACCGGTAATACTCTTGCCAAAATGGCGAATGGAATTACAGATACGCCTGTTCTTATGGCCGCCAAAGCACATATCCGCAACAATAAACCATTGGTTTTATCCATTGCTACTAACGATGCGCTGGGTCTGAATCTGCAAAATATCGGTACTTTATTAAATTCAAAAAATATCTATTTTGTACCCTTTGGTCAGGATAGCCCCGATGGAAAGCCTAAATCCATGATTGCTCATACCCATCTGTTAGGTCTTACCTTGGAGAGTGCACTGGAAGGTAAACAGATACAGCCAGTGGTTCTTAGTCCATTTTAA